The nucleotide window CATTACAACAATTAGATGCGTTTTGGGATGAAGCAAAGCGTATAGAAAAAGGGGAGTAAGATAATGCGTTTAGATAAATTTTTGAAAGTTTCCCGATTAATTAAACGCCGTACATTAGCAAAGGAAGTTGCGGTACAGGGGCGTATTACAATTAATGATAAAGTAGCAAAAGCAAGCAGTACGGTAAAAGTAGGCGATGAGCTAGCAATTCGTTTTGGTCAAAAAATTGTGACTGCACGTGTAGAAGAAATACGTGAAAATGTTAAAAAAGAAGAAGCATTAAAAATGTTTACAATTATAAAAGAAGAACGTCTTGATAAAGTAGAGCCTGAATTTATTGACGATGAAGATTAATAGATAATAAAGAGAGCATGACAGCGATTTTGTTGTCATGCTTTTTTGTGTACGAGCATATAGTGTAAAACTATGAAATAAGGGAGGACTTACATGACAATTCATCAAGAAAGCACTCGTTACACAATTTCATCTGGCGACCATTTAGTGACGGTGCGCAATCGCAAGCGAATGGATATGACATCTGTAAAGTCAATCGAACGATTTGACCAAGAAGAATTCTACGTGCATACATCTCAAGGACATTTACTAATTCGAGGCGAGGAGCTACGCATTGTTCATTTAGATGTGGATAAGGGGCTACTTACGCTAGAAGGTGAAGTAAAGCAACTGCAATATGACGAAAGTGATAGTGGTCTATCGAAAAGCTTCCTCCATAAATTGTTTGGATGATGATGAGCGCGCAACTTGTAAGCATTATTGTCATGTTTATAAGTGGAATCGCTGTAGGTGCAGTTATTGATTGTACAAGAACTATATTTTATAACATTCCGTTTAAAAGTGTACGCTATGTAAAAACGTTTATAGAATGGTTCGTTTGGTTGGCTTTAGGGGTATGTACGTTTTACTTATTGTTTTTAATAAAAGGCGGGCAGTGGCGTGTTGTGGATCCACTCGCCCAAATTGCAGGTATTATTACGTATGAATTTGTATTACAAAGAATGTTTCGTTTCCTAGGACGAGTATTTGTGACACTAGTTATTAAGCCCATTTATTTTGTTGGGCATTTAATTGTTCGATTTATACGCACGGTCCTACGTTGGATTGTTGGGTTTTTCGTAGTGTTAACACGTCCAATTTACAAACTTTTCAAGAAAATTATGTAAAAAACCTTTTAAATGAAAAGGGGAACTCGTATAATAGAGACTACTATTTAAACTAATGGAGGCGACGGAATGGTACGAAGAAAATCACATGAAGAGCTACATACCCGCAATGTTCAGTCTTTGAATAACGACTATGTCCGCTCGAATCCGCAAGCAAAAAAACAATATAAAGCAAGACAAGCAGTTTTACGTCGTAGAAGAATGGCTATCTTTTTCATTTTAGCAGCAATAGTGATTACGGGATTGGTACAAGCAAACGAAGTACAAAAAGAGCGACTAGCTGCAAAAGAAGACCAGAAGGCCATTGTAACAGAAAAGCTTAATGAAACATTAGAGCAGCAAGAAATGCTTAACTTGCAAATTGCCAAGTTAGAAGATGATGAATATATCGCTAAATTAGCGCGTAAGGAATTTTTCTTATCCGAAGAAGGCGAGATTATCTTCACAATTCCTAAAACAACAGAAAAAAATGATGAGGAAGACAAGGAATAGCCATCAGAATTGAGTGAAATGGACCATTTGTTTGTAATCACTATGGTATTGCCTATAATTCCTTAAAATCAGATGAATATCCTTCAAATTTATTATTTTTATGATAAATCATTGGTAGTAATTACCTTTTTGGTGGAGTGTCTTGTTGACACTCTTTTTATGTTAGCTATAATTAGAGAAGAAACTAATGAAATACAGTTTCAGTATAATGAATAATGACTTTTCATTTGAAAGGTCTCTCAAAATTTAAGGAGGAGCATTTTTTTTATGTCAATTGAAGTAGGCAGCAAGGTACAAGGTAAGGTAACAGGCATCACAAATTTTGGCGCATTCGTTGAACTTCCAGATGGTAAGACAGGTTTAGTTCACATTAGTGAAGTAGCAGATAACTATGTAAAAGATATTAATGAGCATCTTAAAGTAGGCGATGAAGTCGAAGTTAAAGTGATGAATGTTGAAGCGGATGGGAAGATTGGTCTTTCAATTCGTAAAGCAAAGCCTCAAGCTGAGCGACCAGAGCGTCCGCAGCGTCCTCGTCGTGAAAATAATCGTTCAAACGATCGTAATGATCGCCAACCAAAGGAAAGCTTTGAACAAAAGATGGCACGTTTCTTAAAAGATAGCGACGAGCGATTAACAACATTAAAACGTGCAACAGAATCTAAGCGCGGTGGCCGAGGAGCTCGCAGAGGTTAATTTGGCTGGCTATTTGAATCGTAGAAAAAGTGACATATAGATGATAAAGGAGCTGTAATGTAAGAGATTTCTTACATTACAGCTCCTTTTAGTTTAGAAAAATAGATAGTTGAACAGAAGGTGGAAACTCATTTCCCATCATTCTTTTTTTGTACCTTCAGTATTATGCTTTATAAGTACGCGAATTAGAGTAATGAAGCAAAAAACTCCGCCAACTAAGCCAATAAAGATCATAATCGTTTGAAGCATTACTGGCAACTTTGTTAAAACAACGCCCCCAACAATTAATAGCATGCTTATTCCGCATAGAAAAGCTAGGTATGTAAAGTTTTGTACCAAAGAAAACGCCTCCTCTTTCACGTCTATTATAAGGGATAATACAAATAAATTTCCATTCAATGGGAGAGGTAGGTATGAAAAAAGAGCCACCTTATAAAAGGTGACTCTTTAATAGGATGACCCGTACGGGATTCGAACCCGTGTTACCGCCGTGAAAGGGCGGTGTCTTAACCACTTGACCAACGGGCCATAAAAAATATGGTGGCGGCAGAGGGAGTCGAACCCACGACCTTTCGGGTATGAACCGAGTGCTCTAGCCAACTGAGCTACACCGCCAAAATTAACAACAAAATTAATAATACAGGGCAACGATTTAAGTGTCAACACTATTTTATTAAATTTCTAGGAAAAATAATCTCTTTTTGCTTTTGATTCGATAATCTACCACAAAATACAAGAGATGAGGGCTTTTTAGAGGAAATAGCATGTCAACTTTTGTTGAAAAGTAAAACTTTGATAGTTACATGATAGAAACCGTCGAACACTTTATTAAGCATGCTTCTATAAACAGACAAAAATCTGCTCATCTTCTTTATATAATGACGGAAAAAAGAAAAGGTGATAGAAATGGCAACAGTAAACGGAGAATCAGAATTCCAGTCCTTCTACTTAAATTCGACCACGTTACAGGCAAAAAAAATAAAAAGTATTGTTACTGGAATTATATTATTTATAGCATTTTGTTTTGCGCAAGCAACCTTTTTTGAAGTTATTGCCCCATTATTTCTTCCGTTTTGGTTAATTGTTCGTTCTAAGTTTCAATCATTTCAAACAGTCGCATTAATTGGCGGATTTGCAGGAACATTATTTTTAGGGGTAGGACAAGGAGTCATTTTGTTGCTCGAGATTATACTAGTTGAAGGCTTTTTACGCTTTAAATACTTGCGAATGTCCCCCTATGTAGCGGTCCTTATAGCGATTGGTATTGTACAAATAGCATGGCAAACAGTCGCACATGGAGGAATTCCACCTTTTTTAATTTTATTTTACGTATTTAACGAATGTTTTTTTTCAATGGTTATGTTGTTTTTTATGAACCAGTTTTTTGTGCCACTACAAGAAATAGAAAACTATCATTGGTCTAAGGAGAAGGCAGTAGCTCTTTTTGTAGTAATGGCAGGGGTTGTTATTGGGATGCAAAATTTGACGCTATTTTATTTCTCTTTACCATTTATATTGATGCATCTTTTAATATGTGTAGTAGCAGCGGTAACAACAGTAGGAGCGACTGTCGTTTTTACGCTGTCACTAGGGTTTATTATAGGTATGGCAAATTTATCCTTTACAAGCATGATGATTTTATATGCATGTACAGGGTTAATAACGGGCTTAATGCAATCAACGGGCCGTTATGGAATAGCGCTATTTAGTTTGTTTCCAAGTGTATTTTTCTTCTTTTATGATGCGACATTACCAATCGACAGTGTGTATTTTTTGTCGATTTTAACAGGGACGATCGGTTTTTTATTTTTCCCACAGACGCAATTAGATCAGCTTCAACGTTATTTTAATAAGCATTCAAACCACCAAATTGTTGTGAATAATAATGAATTAGCAACCGAGCATCTGAAGCAATTTCAGCAATTTGTATCGTTTATGAAAGGTCTTGTGTTTGACCGGTTTACACAGGAAATTCAAGCAAATCAAAAGAAAGAATCTTTCATCATTTGTTCGAGCTGTTTTCGATACGAACAATGTTGGGGGGAGCGACGTGAAATGGAAAAGACGGTAGAGAACTGGCAAATGGCACGAAGAAGTTCAAAGCCTTTAGAATGGATTCGAGCAGAAGAACAAGTGAAAGGAAGATGCATTAAATCAGCAAAGCTGCTAGAAGAATTAGAATCAGCTTTGCATAAAGAAAATATGGAAAGGCAATTTTATCATGGGAAAAAGATGATTGCCCTTCAACTACGCGATTTAAGTCATCATTTAGAGCAATTGTTGGATGTGCGACAAAATGAAATCGAAATAACTGAAATGGACGATTATGTACAGGAGTTTTTAAAGGAGCACCAAATAAATTGCGTCCGTATAGAATGGATAAAGACAGATATTGGTGCAAGGGAGCTTATTTGTTCCATTGCAGATGAGCGTGAATCACATATCGTTATTCGACAAGTGGAGCAATTATTGCTGGAGTTATTGCATGAACCAATGCAAGGTAGTCAAATCCAACAAATTGAAACACCATTTTTTTATCGTCAATTAAGGTTTCGTTCAGCAATTCGCTATCAATTGGAGTATGATATATATAAGCACTCACAAGGGCAACAAATGGTCTCGGGTGATTCTTATAGTGTATTTGCGATTCATCCAGGCTTAATGGCCATCATGTTATCTGACGGGATGGGGACAAGTTATGCAGCACAGCAAGAGAGTAGTCGTTTAATTCAAATGATGCAAGAATGTATCTCGTACAATATGGATCCAGAAACAGCGATGCATACGATGCATTATGTACAGTCATTAAAAAAAGACACGGATATGTACGCTACGATGGACTTTGCATTGGTAGACTTACAATTAGGTGATTTATGGTGCTGGAAAGCCGGCAGTATGACAACTTACGTGCTTCGCGGTGGCGATTTGTTTAAAATAGAAAGTAAAAGTGCACCAATTGGATTTTTACCGGATTTTGCAGTGGATACAGAGATGTTTTCCTTACTTTCTGAGGATACGATATTAATGATTTCAGATGGCTTATTTTCAAGCAATGAAAGCTGGGAACTACAAGAGCAATTATTTATTCAGTTGATTCGTCAAGGAATAAAAAAGGGCAACTCCATTCAAGTGGTATTATATGATGTCATGGCTCAATTCAAAGAGCGCCATCCAGTAAATGATGATTGTACGGTCATGTTATTCCGCTTGCAGCATGTGGCAACCCAGTGGTCTGTTTTTAGACCAGCATATCAGTGAAGGCTTAAAAAGAGATGGATATATGATTCAATAGATGAGGTGAGAGGGATGCATGCATTAGAGCATCGTGTATTAGCCTATATTAAACAACAACAATTGATTTCTAAAGGGGATCGATTGCTTGTTGCTTGTTCGGGAGGCGTTGATTCTATGGCGCTTCTTTCTTTTTTGGTTAAATTTCAACAGTATTTTGAAATTGAAGTAGCCGTTGCGCACGTGGATCATATGTTGCGCGGAGATGTATCAGACGGTGATCGACGATTTGTAGAAGAAATGGGTGAGCAGTGGGGCGTAGCGGTATTTAGCTGTGCCATCCCGATTGCCTCCTATCAGCAACAAGAAGGTGGTAATTCTCAAGCGATTTGTCGGAGGGAGCGCTATCGTTTCTTTGATGAAGTGATGTTAAAAGAAGGTTTTACAAAGCTTGTAACAGCACATCATGCCGATGATCAGCTTGAGTCTATGTTAATGGCTTTGACGAAGGCGAGTTCACTTAATGGGCTAAAGGGTATTTTACCTGTTCGAGCCTTTCAAAAACATTTTGTAATTCGACCTTTTTTAACGGTTACAAAAAGAGATATTGGGGAATATTTACATAACGAGGGTGTTTCCTACCGGGAAGATGCGAGTAATGAAAAAGATACGTACACACGAAATCGATTCCGTCATCATATTGTGCCAATGCTAAAAAAGGAAAATGGTGCAGTTTCGTCTCATGCTGTACAAATTGCCCAACAGCTGGCAGAGGATGATTTGTTTTTAATGGAGCTGGCGTTTAGCCGTTTTTCAGAGCTTTTTGAACAAATTACTCAAAATTGTTATAAAGTGAAGGTTTCTGCCTTACAAAGTGAACCACTTGCTTTACAAAGAAGGCTCATTTTAATACTATTAAATTATATTTATAACGATTCAAATACGATTCAAAGCTACGCACTTTGTACGGCGATTTTAACGTTGTTAGAAACGTCAGAAGGTAGTCGTTCAGTTGATTTACCTGAGAATTTTATTGCGCGACGTCAATACGATGAAGTTGTATTTGAACGAAAGCAACAAAGCGCTCCGATTTCAAAGCAACATTTAACTTTGAATGAGTGGCATACAGTAGGGGCGATGCGTATGTTTATCGGGGAATTAGCAGTTTGTGATGAAGCTTCTCTTGTAAAGTATCAACCTGTTTTTTTCACCGCTTCTACGGTTTCGTTTCCGCTTTCTGTAAGAACCCCAAAGCAAGGAGATCGCATTGCATTACACGGCATGCAGCAAAAGAAAAAAGTTTCTCGCATTTTTATTGATGACAAGATTCCTTTAACAAAAAGAGCTAATTGGCCATTAGTAGTCGATGCTACTGACGAGCTTTTAGCAATAGCAGCTGTACGGGTAAACAATAAATTTTCTAACGTAAAGTCATCGGCACATGATTACGTGTTCATCGTCGATAGCAATGAACGTTTTTAGAAAGTTTGAACAATCTAAGGAGGAATCTACTCATGATTCAAAATGATATCGAAAAAATAATGATTACCGAAGAACAAATTCAAGAGCGTATTAAGGAATTAGGAGCACAATTAACAGAAGAATATGCAACTCGTTTCCCTTTAGCTGTTGGTGTCTTAAAAGGTGCTATGCCTTTCATGACAGATTTAATGAAGCGTTTTGATTCTTACGTAGAACTGGATTTCATGGATGTAACAAGCTATGGAAATGCAACAGTTTCATCAGGCGAAGTAAAAATTGTAAAAGACTTAAACACATCTGTTGAAGGTCGCGACGTGATTATCATCGAAGATATCATTGATAGCGGTTTAACATTAAGCTACTTAGTAGACTTATTTAAATACCGTAAAGCAAAATCAATTAAGATCGTTACATTATTGGACAAGCCATCAGGTCGTAAAGTGAACTTAGATGCAGACATCGTAGGCTTCGAAGTACCAGACGGTTTCGTAGTAGGCTATGGTTTAGATTACGCAGAAAAATATCGTAACTTACCGTACATTGGGATTTTAAAACCAGAAGTATACTCATTTTAATTCGCTATTATAGGTGTTATGAGGAAGCAATTTAAAGTAATTGAGCGGATTTTGTCATAAATCGTTCGAACATTTAAAATGCTAGGTGCTTTTCGTTGTATGAAATTTTCAACGTATGTTAAGATTTTACTTATAGTTTTTCTGTAACGTTGTGAGGAGGCTGGGGATGAATCGAATATTTCGATACACCATATTTTATTTACTAATATTTCTCGTAATCATCGGGATCTTTGGAACATTTAATGGTGGAAAACAAACAACTGAAGACCTTGATTACCATGAGTTTTTCAAGGCTTTAGATAGTAACAAGGTTGACTCGATTACGATTCAACCTGAAAAAGGTGTCTACAAAATCGTTGGAACGATGAAGGGTGCTAAAGAAGGTGAAGAATTCACCGTTAACATTCTTCAAAACGATCAAACATCGGTTGACCGTATTACAAAAATTCAAGATGGTGCTTATCCAGGCGTAAAAATTATGGAGGCACCGCAAACAAGTGGCTTTGTAACATTCCTTACAAGTATTATTCCATTTGTTATTATCATCATTTTATTCTTCTTCCTATTGAGTCAGTCTCAAGGTGGCGGTAATAAAGTAATGAACTTTGGTAAATCGAAAGCTAAGCTTTTCGACGACTCGAAGAAAAAAGTTCGCTTCAACGACGTTGCAGGTGCTGACGAAGAGAAGCAAGAGCTTGTAGAAGTTGTAGACTTCTTGAAGGATCACCGCAAATTCACGGATATCGGTGCACGTATTCCGAAAGGTATCTTACTTGTTGGTCCTCCAGGTACAGGTAAAACATTACTTGCACGTGCAGTAGCGGGTGAAGCAGGAGTACCATTCTTCTCGATTTCAGGTTCTGACTTCGTAGAAATGTTCGTAGGTGTCGGTGCGTCACGTGTTCGTGATTTATTCGAAAACGCGAAGAAAAACGCACCATGTATCATTTTCATCGATGAAATTGATGCAGTAGGTCGTCAACGTGGTGCAGGTCTTGGTGGTGGTCACGATGAGCGTGAGCAAACATTAAACCAATTACTAGTTGAAATGGATGGTTTTGGTGCAAACGAAGGTATCATTATCATCGCTGCAACTAACCGCCCAGACATTTTAGATAAGGCATTATTACGTCCTGGTCGTTTTGACCGTCAAATTACAGTTGGACACCCAGATGTAAAAGGACGTGAAGCAATTCTAAAAGTACACGCACGTAATAAGCCGCTAGCTGATACAGTTGATTTAGCAGCAGTTGCGTCACGTACACCAGGATTCTCAGGTGCCGATTTAGAAAACTTACTAAACGAAGCAGCACTTGTTGCAGCTCGTAAAAACAAAAAAACAATTAACATGGTCGATATAGACGAAGCATCTGACCGCGTAATTGCGGGTCCAGCAAAGGCAAGTCGTGTTTACTCTCCAAAAGAGAAAAAGCTAGTGGCATTCCACGAAGCTGGCCACGTTGTTGTTGGTCTAGAATTAGATGAAGCAGATACAGTTCACAAAGTAACAATCGTACCACGCGGCCAAGCGGGTGGATATGCAATTATGTTGCCGAAGGAAGAGCGCTTCTTTACGACAAAACAAGAGTTACTTGACCGTATTGCCGGCTTATTAGGTGGACGTGTTGCGGAAGAAATTGTACTTGGAGAAGTATCAACAGGTGCGCATAATGACTTCCAAAAGGTAACAAGCATTGCCCGTGCAATGGTAACAGAATATGGTATGAGTGAAAATCTTGGTGCGGTTCAATATGGATCTAGCCAAGGTGGCAACCCGTTCTTAGGTCGTGACTTCGGCTCAGACCAAAACTATTCTGATTCAGTTGCTTATGAAATCGACAAGGAAGTTCAACGTATTGTTGATGAGCAATATGCACGTACAAAACGCATCTTAACGGAAAACCGTGATTTATTAGATTTAATTGCGAATACGTTAATGACGAAAGAAACATTAAACGCGCAAGAAATCGAGCATTTACGTGATCACGGTGTACTACCTCCTGAAGAGTCGGTTACAGAAGAATCTACTGTTCAACTATCAAAAGAAGCAACTCCTGTTATTGAAAAATCAGGTGATGCATCGATTAATGATGAAGTAATCGGTAAGCCAGTAGATCCGACAGTAGAAAATTTACCAAAAGACGATCAAATTGACCGTCCACAAGGTATTAACGAAGACCGTCCAAAACAATAAATAATATACGAGCTCCCTTTCATGTATGGGGGCTCGTTTTTTTGTTTTTGAATGGTGAATGGTTTTTGGAGTAAGCAAATTAATTGAGTTCTGATTAAAATCGATTATAATTGACTAGTCAATAATTGATTTATCATATGACAAAAAGAAGTTTTAGGGAAGGGAGATCTTATGACGAGTAGTGAGCAATTAAAACAAATTATTTTGCTAATGAAGACGATTGATCGACAAGTAACAAAGCAATTTGAGCAACAAACAGATATTAGCATGACACGGTATGAGCTTTTGTACACACTCGTAAATAAGGGGACCGTTTCACAGCATGTTTTGAAGCAAGCATTGCAAATTGACCAAGCAGCAATAACAAGACATTTAAAGCTTTTAGAAGAAGATCAATTTGTCGTCCGCAGTCGGAACGCACAAAACAATAGGGAAGTGCATGTAAGTATTACGAAGGAAGGACGAGCACACTTAACGATATGCAAGGGTGGAAAAGATAGCTTTTTAGAAAAACTGACAGAAGGTTTTTCGGAGGAGGAGCTACGGAAGTTTTATGAATTATTAGTCCGCCTACAAAAAAATAGTGATCAATGTGAGTAAGCTTAATTTATATAATAAAGGAGAAACGTAATGACAACTCAAACTCAATCAGCAAAAGAATTAATGCACATAAGAAAATCTGTACGAAAATACAACGAGGGTGTAACAATTCCAAAGGAAGTATTACAACAACTAATTCAGGATGCAATTTCAGCACCATCTTCAAGCAATATGCAACCTTGGCGCTTTTTGGTCATCCAAGATCAAGAAGTAAAAAAAGAGTTACTTCCGATTGCCAATAACCAAGAACAAGTAGAAAAGTGCTCCGCTATTATTGCAGTATTAGGCGACATAGAAATGTATGAGCGTTCAGAAGAAATTTACAATGCAAACGTTGAAAAAGGTGTAATGTCACAAGAGGTTGCGGATATGATGATTGCAAACTCACGTAAGCTATATAGCTCGTTACCTCAAGAAGTAATCAAAAATATTATTCATTTTGACGCGGGATTAGTATCCATGCAAATGATGCTATTAGCTAAAGAACTTGGTTATGATACAGTGCCAATGGGAGGCTTTAACAAAGTAGAATTTGCGAAATACTTTAACCTACCAGCAAACGAAGTCCCAATATTATTAATTGCTATAGGAGAAGCAGCAGTACCAGCACACGGTTCTACACGAATCCCAGCTGAAAAGATTACGCGTTTCATTTAATCAATACGTATAAAACAGCAACACTATAAACAAGGCATTAATCTATGGTATCATTTTGAAATAGAACACTTTTAGAAGTAGGTGACGAGCGTGATACTAGTAATGGATGCTGGTAATTCGAATATCATTTTAGGTGTATATGAACAAGATCGACTTCGCTACCATTGGCGGATGGAAACAGATCCACGAAAAACAGAAGACGAATATGCCATGCAAATAAAGGCTTTCTTTTCACATGAAGGTTTATTATTTGAACAAATTAAAGGAATTATTATATCCTCAGTGGTACCGCCAATCATGTTTTCCCTTGAAGCGATGTGTCAAAAATATTTCCATAGTGCACCGCTTATCGTAGGTCCAGGTGTCAAAACAGGCTTAAATATAAAATATGAAAATCCACGTGAAGTTGGAGCAGATCGTATTGTAAATGCAGTAGCTGCCCTTTCAGAATACGGAGGGAAACCACTTATTATCGTCGATTTCGGAACAGCGATTACGTATTGTTATATAAATGAACAAGGTTTTTATATGGGTGGCGCTATTGCACCGGGAATTGGTATCTCGACAGAAGCTTTATATGCACGTGCATCAAAGCTACCACGTATCGAAATTATGCGCACAGAACAAGTGGTAGGTAAAAACACAATTGCGGCAATGCAAGCAGGGATTTTTTACGGATTTATTGGCCAAGTAGAAGGTATTGTCGGTCGCATGAAGGCACAGAGTAAGGTAGAGCCCTTAGTTATTGCTACAGGTGGCTTGGCAAAATTGATTGCAAATGAGACACAAATTATTGATGTCGTTGATCCTTTTTTAACATTAAGAGGCTTATATATCATATACAAAAGAAATCAATAGAAATGAGGAATTTACAACATGAAAGACTACTTAGTTAGAGCGATTGCATTTGACGGCCAAGTACGTGCATTTGCAACGACAACAACAGAAACTGTAAGTGAGGCACAAAAACGTCATAACACATGGCCAATTGTATCAGCTGCATTAGGTCGTTCTATGACAGCATCTGTAATGATGGGTGCAATGCTAAAAGGTGAAGATAAAATTACTGTTAAAATTGAAGGGAACGGTCCGATCGGTCCTATGGTTATCGATGCAGATGCAAAAGGAGATGTGCGTGGTTTTGTTACAAATCCACATGTACACTTTGATTTAAATGAGCACGGAAAATTAGATGTACGCGCAGGTGTAGGTACAGAAGGCGCATTAACAGTCGTAAAAGATTTAGGCATGCGCGACATGTTCTCTGGCCAAACACCCATTGTGTCAGGGGAAATTGCAGAAGACTTCACATATTACTTCGCAACTTCTGAACAGGTGCCTTCATCTGTCGGTCTTGGCGTATTAG belongs to Solibacillus sp. FSL R7-0682 and includes:
- the yabP gene encoding sporulation protein YabP, yielding MTIHQESTRYTISSGDHLVTVRNRKRMDMTSVKSIERFDQEEFYVHTSQGHLLIRGEELRIVHLDVDKGLLTLEGEVKQLQYDESDSGLSKSFLHKLFG
- a CDS encoding sodium:potassium antiporter; this translates as MVQNFTYLAFLCGISMLLIVGGVVLTKLPVMLQTIMIFIGLVGGVFCFITLIRVLIKHNTEGTKKE
- the hpt gene encoding hypoxanthine phosphoribosyltransferase, producing the protein MIQNDIEKIMITEEQIQERIKELGAQLTEEYATRFPLAVGVLKGAMPFMTDLMKRFDSYVELDFMDVTSYGNATVSSGEVKIVKDLNTSVEGRDVIIIEDIIDSGLTLSYLVDLFKYRKAKSIKIVTLLDKPSGRKVNLDADIVGFEVPDGFVVGYGLDYAEKYRNLPYIGILKPEVYSF
- the ftsH gene encoding ATP-dependent zinc metalloprotease FtsH, yielding MNRIFRYTIFYLLIFLVIIGIFGTFNGGKQTTEDLDYHEFFKALDSNKVDSITIQPEKGVYKIVGTMKGAKEGEEFTVNILQNDQTSVDRITKIQDGAYPGVKIMEAPQTSGFVTFLTSIIPFVIIIILFFFLLSQSQGGGNKVMNFGKSKAKLFDDSKKKVRFNDVAGADEEKQELVEVVDFLKDHRKFTDIGARIPKGILLVGPPGTGKTLLARAVAGEAGVPFFSISGSDFVEMFVGVGASRVRDLFENAKKNAPCIIFIDEIDAVGRQRGAGLGGGHDEREQTLNQLLVEMDGFGANEGIIIIAATNRPDILDKALLRPGRFDRQITVGHPDVKGREAILKVHARNKPLADTVDLAAVASRTPGFSGADLENLLNEAALVAARKNKKTINMVDIDEASDRVIAGPAKASRVYSPKEKKLVAFHEAGHVVVGLELDEADTVHKVTIVPRGQAGGYAIMLPKEERFFTTKQELLDRIAGLLGGRVAEEIVLGEVSTGAHNDFQKVTSIARAMVTEYGMSENLGAVQYGSSQGGNPFLGRDFGSDQNYSDSVAYEIDKEVQRIVDEQYARTKRILTENRDLLDLIANTLMTKETLNAQEIEHLRDHGVLPPEESVTEESTVQLSKEATPVIEKSGDASINDEVIGKPVDPTVENLPKDDQIDRPQGINEDRPKQ
- a CDS encoding RNA-binding S4 domain-containing protein, giving the protein MRLDKFLKVSRLIKRRTLAKEVAVQGRITINDKVAKASSTVKVGDELAIRFGQKIVTARVEEIRENVKKEEALKMFTIIKEERLDKVEPEFIDDED
- a CDS encoding S1 domain-containing RNA-binding protein; this translates as MSIEVGSKVQGKVTGITNFGAFVELPDGKTGLVHISEVADNYVKDINEHLKVGDEVEVKVMNVEADGKIGLSIRKAKPQAERPERPQRPRRENNRSNDRNDRQPKESFEQKMARFLKDSDERLTTLKRATESKRGGRGARRG
- the tilS gene encoding tRNA lysidine(34) synthetase TilS codes for the protein MHALEHRVLAYIKQQQLISKGDRLLVACSGGVDSMALLSFLVKFQQYFEIEVAVAHVDHMLRGDVSDGDRRFVEEMGEQWGVAVFSCAIPIASYQQQEGGNSQAICRRERYRFFDEVMLKEGFTKLVTAHHADDQLESMLMALTKASSLNGLKGILPVRAFQKHFVIRPFLTVTKRDIGEYLHNEGVSYREDASNEKDTYTRNRFRHHIVPMLKKENGAVSSHAVQIAQQLAEDDLFLMELAFSRFSELFEQITQNCYKVKVSALQSEPLALQRRLILILLNYIYNDSNTIQSYALCTAILTLLETSEGSRSVDLPENFIARRQYDEVVFERKQQSAPISKQHLTLNEWHTVGAMRMFIGELAVCDEASLVKYQPVFFTASTVSFPLSVRTPKQGDRIALHGMQQKKKVSRIFIDDKIPLTKRANWPLVVDATDELLAIAAVRVNNKFSNVKSSAHDYVFIVDSNERF
- a CDS encoding FtsB family cell division protein gives rise to the protein MVRRKSHEELHTRNVQSLNNDYVRSNPQAKKQYKARQAVLRRRRMAIFFILAAIVITGLVQANEVQKERLAAKEDQKAIVTEKLNETLEQQEMLNLQIAKLEDDEYIAKLARKEFFLSEEGEIIFTIPKTTEKNDEEDKE
- the yabQ gene encoding spore cortex biosynthesis protein YabQ, with product MSAQLVSIIVMFISGIAVGAVIDCTRTIFYNIPFKSVRYVKTFIEWFVWLALGVCTFYLLFLIKGGQWRVVDPLAQIAGIITYEFVLQRMFRFLGRVFVTLVIKPIYFVGHLIVRFIRTVLRWIVGFFVVLTRPIYKLFKKIM
- a CDS encoding SpoIIE family protein phosphatase, with protein sequence MATVNGESEFQSFYLNSTTLQAKKIKSIVTGIILFIAFCFAQATFFEVIAPLFLPFWLIVRSKFQSFQTVALIGGFAGTLFLGVGQGVILLLEIILVEGFLRFKYLRMSPYVAVLIAIGIVQIAWQTVAHGGIPPFLILFYVFNECFFSMVMLFFMNQFFVPLQEIENYHWSKEKAVALFVVMAGVVIGMQNLTLFYFSLPFILMHLLICVVAAVTTVGATVVFTLSLGFIIGMANLSFTSMMILYACTGLITGLMQSTGRYGIALFSLFPSVFFFFYDATLPIDSVYFLSILTGTIGFLFFPQTQLDQLQRYFNKHSNHQIVVNNNELATEHLKQFQQFVSFMKGLVFDRFTQEIQANQKKESFIICSSCFRYEQCWGERREMEKTVENWQMARRSSKPLEWIRAEEQVKGRCIKSAKLLEELESALHKENMERQFYHGKKMIALQLRDLSHHLEQLLDVRQNEIEITEMDDYVQEFLKEHQINCVRIEWIKTDIGARELICSIADERESHIVIRQVEQLLLELLHEPMQGSQIQQIETPFFYRQLRFRSAIRYQLEYDIYKHSQGQQMVSGDSYSVFAIHPGLMAIMLSDGMGTSYAAQQESSRLIQMMQECISYNMDPETAMHTMHYVQSLKKDTDMYATMDFALVDLQLGDLWCWKAGSMTTYVLRGGDLFKIESKSAPIGFLPDFAVDTEMFSLLSEDTILMISDGLFSSNESWELQEQLFIQLIRQGIKKGNSIQVVLYDVMAQFKERHPVNDDCTVMLFRLQHVATQWSVFRPAYQ